In one window of Sinorhizobium chiapasense DNA:
- a CDS encoding ABC transporter permease encodes MTFLRLLSQTKLYWGLIAIFLIGVLSSPVTSSGRNIFLSSGNLLDVLRQVSTTGLVATGMTAVILTGGIDLSVGSLMAICSVVCAMLLTVPGETPAVFLGIPAVGLASLLIGAVVVRFIFVNIEKTRSGIANIRDVHLDRMRGTLLPAVGGVILCALVLSFLLPQVQTKFGVLGVLLVASAVGLLFGAINGAIIVVGRLQPFIVTLAMMVTALGIARLTAGQNNAVLPVYTGSNATADFDVLRQLVFGIVPMPGIFFIAAIILYSVVLRFTPFGRYVYAIGGNEEAARLSGINAGRVKIVTYAISGLLAGIAAVLYVAQYRQGKPDAGAGLELDAIAAVVIGGTSLMGGRGSLAGTFCGVLIFGLLSNILQLHNINSNLQLVLKGVIIIGTVLVQERNAYDVLAHLRLTSRRPAQRETAAEERASRETLSLTMGGKEE; translated from the coding sequence ATGACATTCTTAAGACTTTTATCGCAGACGAAACTCTATTGGGGCCTGATCGCCATCTTCCTGATCGGCGTTCTCTCCTCGCCGGTGACCTCGTCGGGCAGAAACATCTTTCTTTCTTCCGGCAACCTTCTCGACGTGCTGCGGCAAGTTTCGACGACGGGTCTTGTCGCCACCGGCATGACGGCTGTCATTCTCACGGGCGGAATAGATCTCTCCGTCGGTTCGCTGATGGCGATCTGCAGCGTCGTTTGCGCCATGCTTTTGACCGTACCCGGCGAAACGCCTGCCGTTTTCCTGGGGATCCCGGCTGTCGGATTGGCGTCGCTTCTTATCGGTGCGGTCGTCGTTCGCTTCATTTTCGTCAATATCGAAAAGACGCGAAGCGGCATCGCCAATATCCGGGACGTGCACCTCGATCGTATGCGCGGCACGCTGCTGCCCGCCGTCGGCGGTGTCATTCTATGCGCCCTCGTCTTGAGCTTCCTGCTGCCGCAGGTGCAGACAAAGTTCGGCGTGCTCGGGGTGCTTCTGGTCGCGTCAGCGGTAGGCTTGCTCTTCGGGGCGATCAATGGCGCGATCATCGTTGTCGGCAGGCTGCAGCCGTTCATCGTCACTCTGGCGATGATGGTGACGGCACTTGGCATCGCCCGGCTGACCGCCGGCCAGAACAATGCGGTACTGCCCGTTTATACCGGGAGCAACGCCACCGCGGATTTCGACGTGCTTCGCCAGCTCGTCTTCGGCATCGTACCGATGCCGGGCATCTTCTTCATCGCCGCGATCATCCTTTACAGCGTCGTTCTGCGCTTCACGCCCTTCGGCCGCTACGTCTATGCGATCGGGGGCAACGAGGAGGCGGCGCGGCTCTCCGGCATCAATGCCGGGCGGGTAAAGATCGTCACCTACGCGATCTCAGGGCTGCTCGCCGGCATCGCCGCGGTTCTCTACGTGGCACAGTATCGGCAAGGCAAGCCGGATGCCGGGGCGGGGCTGGAGCTCGACGCGATCGCGGCTGTGGTGATCGGCGGCACAAGTCTCATGGGCGGGCGCGGAAGTCTCGCCGGTACGTTCTGCGGCGTTCTGATCTTCGGTCTGCTCTCCAATATCCTGCAGCTCCACAACATCAACTCCAATCTTCAGCTGGTGCTGAAGGGCGTGATCATCATCGGCACGGTGCTCGTCCAGGAGCGCAACGCCTACGATGTGCTCGCCCATTTGCGGCTGACAAGCCGCCGCCCGGCGCAGCGGGAAACGGCCGCGGAGGAGCGGGCGTCAAGAGAGACCTTGTCTCTAACCATGGGAGGAAAGGAAGAATGA
- a CDS encoding DUF1349 domain-containing protein, whose translation MGENHRWLNVPASWEGDERALSLKTDGNTDFWRETFYGFVRDSGHAYLRSVSGDFTACATITGAYEQLYDQAGLMLRLDEENWIKCGIEYTDGLMHFSVVVTRGVSDWSVIPLHDATPSDAIEVRLTRHGDAVRVQFRFGDAPWQMARLCPFSAADAEIGVMACSPERAGFEAGFRDFTVGPAILRALHED comes from the coding sequence ATGGGAGAAAACCATCGCTGGTTGAATGTACCGGCAAGCTGGGAAGGCGACGAAAGGGCGCTGTCGCTCAAGACGGACGGCAATACGGATTTCTGGCGTGAGACCTTCTATGGGTTCGTCCGGGACAGCGGCCACGCCTATCTCCGATCGGTTTCCGGCGACTTCACCGCCTGCGCCACGATCACGGGCGCCTACGAGCAACTCTACGACCAGGCCGGGCTGATGTTGCGGCTCGACGAGGAGAACTGGATCAAGTGCGGCATCGAATATACCGATGGGCTGATGCATTTCAGCGTCGTCGTCACGCGCGGCGTTTCGGACTGGTCGGTGATCCCTCTCCATGACGCGACGCCTTCCGACGCGATCGAGGTGCGGCTGACGCGCCATGGCGACGCGGTCCGGGTGCAGTTCCGCTTCGGCGATGCGCCCTGGCAGATGGCGCGACTTTGCCCGTTTTCAGCGGCGGATGCCGAGATCGGTGTCATGGCCTGCTCTCCGGAGCGCGCAGGCTTTGAGGCAGGCTTTCGCGACTTCACGGTCGGTCCGGCGATTCTCCGCGCGCTGCACGAGGATTGA
- a CDS encoding substrate-binding domain-containing protein — MKRRDIMRLAAFAAVLAATTALLPGKDALAQDKKWRIGFSQATTIEPWRAQFNKDIIAEAAKHPEVELIVTDGEDKTEKQVADVENLIRQEVNALLISPKESAGLTGVVQQAIDAKIPVFVLDRNVETDQYTQFVGGDNKLIGRAAGEYAVELLGGKGKAQGNVVEIWGGMGTQPAHDRHDGFHEFTDKEPGIKNLLDQQSGDWKQDQAYNIMATALRNNEKIDLVYGHNDPMAYGAYLAAKDAGREKDIKFIGIDALPGEGVTWVNNGELTATFLYATPGAEGLRQAIKFLNGEKVEKTVTLDTMRVTKENAGQIMKDNGL; from the coding sequence ATGAAACGTCGTGACATCATGAGACTGGCGGCCTTTGCGGCCGTTCTGGCTGCCACCACCGCCCTCTTGCCGGGCAAGGATGCGCTGGCGCAGGACAAGAAGTGGCGCATCGGCTTCAGCCAGGCGACCACCATCGAGCCGTGGCGCGCGCAGTTCAACAAGGACATCATCGCCGAAGCGGCGAAACATCCGGAAGTCGAGCTCATCGTCACGGACGGCGAGGACAAGACGGAGAAACAGGTCGCCGACGTCGAGAACCTGATCCGTCAGGAAGTCAATGCGCTGCTCATCTCGCCGAAGGAATCGGCCGGTCTGACCGGCGTTGTTCAGCAGGCGATCGACGCGAAGATCCCCGTCTTCGTCCTTGACCGCAACGTCGAGACCGACCAGTACACCCAGTTCGTCGGCGGCGACAACAAGCTGATCGGCCGGGCGGCGGGCGAATATGCGGTCGAGCTTCTCGGCGGCAAGGGCAAGGCTCAGGGCAATGTCGTCGAGATCTGGGGTGGCATGGGCACGCAGCCGGCGCATGATCGGCACGATGGCTTCCACGAATTTACCGACAAGGAACCGGGCATCAAGAACCTGCTCGACCAGCAGTCCGGCGATTGGAAGCAGGACCAAGCCTATAACATCATGGCGACGGCGCTCCGCAACAACGAAAAGATCGACCTCGTCTACGGCCACAACGACCCGATGGCCTACGGCGCCTATCTGGCGGCGAAGGACGCCGGCCGTGAGAAGGATATCAAGTTCATCGGCATTGACGCCTTGCCGGGTGAAGGCGTGACCTGGGTCAATAACGGCGAACTCACAGCGACCTTCCTCTATGCGACGCCCGGTGCCGAAGGGCTCCGTCAGGCGATCAAGTTCCTGAACGGGGAAAAGGTCGAGAAGACCGTGACGCTCGACACGATGAGGGTCACCAAGGAGAACGCTGGCCAGATCATGAAGGACAACGGCCTGTAA
- a CDS encoding sugar ABC transporter ATP-binding protein: protein MRDDNAISPHPDPHSDHRRVVLTAEGVSKSFGGVAALKDVRFDLRAGEIHALMGENGAGKSTLMKILSGVYADYDGLVRVDGAPVRFSTVRDAEAAGIAIIHQELNLVPELRVADNIFLGRERVIAGLFVDRKASLDASRVLLRRLGIELDPEARVGQLRVGEQQLVEIAKALSLEARILIMDEPTSALSPGECERLFKIMRQLAADGVGIIYISHRIDEVMHLSDRITVFRDGRHVWTRPRAELDEDKVIAAMVGRSLLDAQRIDRSTRGDPVLSVRGLSLSTSSRHGWRDVLKGVSFDVRAGEILGIGGLLGAGRTEILETIFGSSDGRRGGEVSLDGTPVDIRSPLDARRLGIALVTEDRKTQGLHLHDSITDNVALPLVGRLARFGLRSFDAEGALSRKAVQTLGVRCGSIDQIAGTLSGGNQQKVVIGKWLATGPRVLLLDEPTRGIDVGAKREIYDLIFALAGEGLAIVVVSSELPELLHLADRILVMAEGRQTGLISREEANEERLMQLAAPRGGALGRAVA from the coding sequence ATGCGCGATGATAATGCAATCTCGCCTCATCCTGATCCGCACAGCGATCACCGGCGCGTCGTTCTGACCGCCGAAGGCGTTTCCAAGTCCTTCGGGGGTGTTGCTGCGCTCAAGGATGTGCGCTTCGATCTGCGCGCCGGCGAGATCCATGCCCTCATGGGCGAAAACGGCGCCGGCAAATCGACGCTGATGAAGATCCTTTCCGGCGTCTATGCGGATTATGACGGCCTCGTGCGTGTCGATGGCGCGCCGGTGCGCTTCTCGACAGTCAGGGATGCAGAGGCGGCCGGGATCGCCATCATCCATCAGGAGCTCAATCTCGTGCCGGAGCTCCGTGTCGCCGACAACATCTTTCTCGGCCGCGAACGCGTGATCGCCGGCCTCTTCGTCGATCGCAAGGCAAGCCTCGATGCGTCGCGCGTGCTGCTGCGTCGTCTTGGCATCGAACTTGATCCCGAAGCGCGCGTCGGTCAGCTCCGGGTCGGCGAGCAGCAGCTTGTCGAGATTGCCAAGGCGCTCTCGCTTGAGGCGCGCATTCTCATCATGGACGAGCCGACCTCTGCGCTTTCGCCCGGCGAGTGCGAGCGGCTCTTCAAGATCATGCGGCAGCTCGCCGCCGATGGCGTCGGCATCATCTATATTTCCCATCGCATCGACGAAGTGATGCACTTGAGCGACCGCATCACCGTCTTTCGCGATGGTCGCCATGTCTGGACCCGGCCGAGGGCTGAACTCGACGAAGACAAGGTCATCGCCGCCATGGTCGGGCGCAGCCTGCTCGACGCGCAGCGGATCGACCGATCGACGCGGGGCGACCCGGTGTTGTCGGTGCGTGGCCTCTCGCTTTCGACGTCCAGCCGGCATGGCTGGCGCGATGTGCTGAAGGGTGTGAGCTTCGACGTGCGCGCCGGCGAAATCCTCGGCATCGGCGGGCTGCTCGGTGCCGGGCGCACCGAAATCCTGGAGACGATCTTCGGTTCGAGCGATGGTCGGCGCGGCGGCGAGGTCAGCCTCGATGGCACGCCGGTCGACATCCGCTCTCCGCTCGATGCCCGCCGCCTCGGCATCGCGCTGGTGACGGAAGACCGGAAAACCCAAGGGCTGCATCTCCACGACTCGATCACGGACAACGTGGCTCTGCCGCTGGTCGGTCGGCTGGCGCGTTTCGGTTTGCGGTCGTTCGATGCCGAGGGTGCGCTGAGCAGGAAGGCTGTCCAGACGCTCGGCGTGCGCTGCGGCAGCATCGACCAGATCGCCGGGACCCTCTCGGGCGGAAATCAGCAGAAGGTGGTGATCGGCAAATGGCTTGCCACCGGGCCGCGCGTGCTTCTGCTCGACGAGCCGACGCGCGGCATCGACGTCGGCGCGAAGCGCGAGATCTACGACCTTATCTTCGCGCTCGCGGGGGAGGGGCTGGCGATCGTGGTGGTTAGCTCCGAATTGCCGGAGCTGCTGCATCTTGCCGACCGGATCCTGGTGATGGCGGAGGGCCGTCAGACGGGCCTTATTTCCCGGGAGGAGGCGAACGAGGAGCGCCTCATGCAGCTCGCCGCGCCGCGGGGCGGTGCGCTTGGAAGGGCCGTTGCATGA
- a CDS encoding LacI family DNA-binding transcriptional regulator: MLDVAKAASVSVATVSAVINGSAPVSPELRARIEEAIQVIGYKRNAIARSLKLGITRTVGLMVADITNPFFTDVVAVIQDVLHRAGYAVMLCCNDEDVEMQDEQIELLIDRSVDGLIIAPAGDDETLKRIIAGANLPTVLIDRLLDGVDTDAVVLDNRRAVQDATLYMLGLGHRRIGYISGSLDTSTGRERLAGYKAALEAAKLPYEDRLVRIGNFREKDAYKATMQLLASAERPTAIFSANNLMVIGVMKAIRDIGLKCPEDVSVASFDDFPWADVFQPHLTTIAQPVQAIGEQAAQLILDRLSGKSPATPRRLVLQGRLMIRESCRPTSLTPRAIA, encoded by the coding sequence ATGCTCGACGTCGCGAAGGCCGCGAGCGTCTCGGTGGCCACGGTTTCTGCGGTGATCAACGGGTCCGCTCCCGTCAGCCCCGAACTGCGCGCCCGCATCGAAGAGGCGATCCAGGTCATCGGCTACAAGCGCAATGCGATCGCCCGCAGTCTCAAGCTCGGCATCACGCGTACGGTCGGCCTGATGGTGGCCGACATCACGAACCCGTTCTTCACCGACGTCGTGGCGGTGATCCAGGATGTCCTCCATCGCGCCGGCTACGCGGTGATGCTCTGCTGCAACGACGAGGACGTCGAGATGCAGGACGAACAGATCGAGCTCTTGATCGATCGAAGCGTGGACGGCCTGATCATCGCGCCCGCGGGAGACGACGAGACGCTGAAGCGCATTATTGCCGGCGCCAATCTGCCGACGGTTTTGATCGACAGGCTCTTGGACGGGGTCGATACCGATGCCGTCGTGCTCGATAACCGCCGTGCGGTTCAGGATGCGACCCTCTATATGCTCGGCCTCGGCCATCGCCGCATCGGCTATATTTCAGGCTCGCTCGATACGTCGACGGGACGAGAGCGCCTGGCGGGCTACAAGGCCGCATTGGAAGCGGCGAAGCTACCTTACGAGGACCGCCTCGTGCGGATCGGCAACTTCCGCGAAAAGGACGCCTACAAGGCTACGATGCAACTGCTCGCGAGCGCCGAGAGACCGACTGCGATCTTCTCCGCAAACAACCTGATGGTCATCGGCGTGATGAAGGCGATCCGCGATATCGGCCTCAAGTGCCCGGAAGACGTGTCCGTCGCAAGCTTCGACGATTTCCCCTGGGCGGATGTTTTCCAACCGCATCTGACGACGATCGCCCAGCCGGTTCAGGCGATCGGTGAGCAGGCGGCACAGCTCATTCTCGACCGTCTTTCAGGCAAGAGTCCGGCGACGCCGCGCCGGCTCGTGCTGCAGGGGCGCCTGATGATCCGCGAATCCTGCCGGCCGACCAGTCTGACACCGCGCGCGATCGCGTAG